The proteins below are encoded in one region of Oreochromis niloticus isolate F11D_XX linkage group LG6, O_niloticus_UMD_NMBU, whole genome shotgun sequence:
- the LOC102082509 gene encoding neuroblast differentiation-associated protein AHNAK isoform X1: MPSHRRGRSLSEALTLEQLEEGRVVISSINNVSSDNGLKEGDEILGATINFDQLSKEEVLKVLKLMEPFDDKVQVLTRSNRSKSLDNLDQCAKGPEAMLTDSYSKLYNTKIKKFLMDDVPSVEGGYVNGEVTAKPPVQSSSKVNLRNDMGLPRLGVDFGLLKSKTLIAGANADSHSYEGSLTDGSNLNLPPLGLGLNGTNLSEAQIPRFKIGARCPDLDLPEDPNVSTTSCMQLPNTDHPSFDNAMQNLENPQIGLEVPEVDVGLKGSNITTPEMGIDLDGRSFSGPSVNSSIPKVAIEGRNQEFKMPTFKLPGLGLSGSSFSGPECGVKHEDTPEKLSLKYSKRLKNPDLNLDDSSSYVKSPKLRLSGISPDSEQGMLGINVSKPDISGTDTDIPLGEIKMSHKKPRISLKSPDLDLDAQSGMLKSDADVKTPDLRLTTSKLKGGMSGPDANIPKADLKGHNWATDGPSVSIKGPSGKYKAPKFRMPKFDLPVIQVPGLNGDLDGPDGQLSGTLPKGPNLKLNAPDINVPNVDLKAPKLKMNAPNANLDFPSGDLKMPELDGPDWDVNAPSGKLKMPKFNLSGTLPKGPNLDLNTDLKSPDLNPKAPKIKGGIDAPDLDLPDVGLKAPKLDMNTPDVNIGSPKGKLKFPKMKMPKFNLPSLKGPEIDGNLDVPNINTPNVNLKGPKGDLDLDISGPSGKFKKPNLNLPDLGLSGPKLEGPNLDLKTPDLDISGPNLSGGINAPDINMPNIDLKAPKLKLDKPNANLDLPSAKVKMPKLDGPDWDVNAPSGKLKMPKFNLSGTLPKGPNLDLNTDLKSPDLNLKAPKIKGGIDAPDLDLPDVGLKAPKLDMNTPDVNIGSTKGKLKFPKMKMPKFNLPSLKGPEIDGNLDGPDVDIDAPNVNLKAPKTDLDLDISGPSGKFKKPNLNLPDLGLSSPKLEGPNLDLKTPDLDISGPNLSGGINAPDINMPNIDLKAPKLKLDKPNANLDLPSGKVKMPKLDGPDWDVNAPSGKLKMPKFNLSGTLPKGPNLDLNTDLKSPDLNLKAPKIKGGIDAPDMDLPDMDLKAPKLDMNTPDVNIGSPKGKLKFPKMKMPKFNLPSLKGPEIDGNLDVPNINTPNVNLKGPKGDLDLDISGPSGKFKKPNLNLPDLGLSGPKLEGPNLDLKTPDLDISGPNLSGGINAPDINMPNIDLKAPKLKLDKPNANLDLPSGKVKMPKLDGPDWDVNAPSGKLKMPKFNLSGTLPKGPNLDLNTDLKSPDLNLKAPKIKGGIDAPDMDLPDMGLKAPKLDMNTPDVNIGSPKGKLKFPKMKMPKFNLPSLKGPEFDGKLDGPDVDINAPNVNLKAPKADLDLDISGPSGKFKKPNLNLPDLGLSGPKLEGPNLDLKTPDLDISGPNLSGGINAPDINMPNIDLKAPKLKLDKPNANLDLPSGKVKMPKLDGPDWDVNAPSGKLKMPKFNLSGTLPKGPNLDLNTDLKSPDLNLKAPKIKGGIDAPDLDLPDMGLKAPKLDMNTPDVNIGSTKGKLKFPKMKMPKFNLPSLKSPEIDGKLDVPNINTPNVNLKGPKGDLDLDISGPSGKFKKPNLNLPDLGLSGPKLEGPNLDLKTPDLDISGPNLSGGINAPDINMPNIDLKAPKLKLDKPNANLDLPSGKVKMPKLDGPDWDVNAPSGKLKMPKFNLSGTLPKGPNLDLNTDLKSPDLNLKAPKIKGGIDAPDLDLPDMGLKAPKLDMNTPDVNIGSTKGKLKFPKMKMPKFNLPSLKSPEIDGNLDVPNINTPNVNLKGPKGDLDLDISGPSGKFKKPNLNLPDLGLSGPKLEGPNLDLKTPDLDISGPNLSGGINAPDINMPNIDLKAPKLKLDKPNANLDLPSAKVKMPKLDGPDWDVNAPSGKLKMPKFNLSGTLPKGPNLDLNTDLKSPDLNLKAPKIKGGIDAPDMDLPDMDLKAPKLDMNTPDVNIGSPKGKLKFPKMKMPKFNLPSLKGPEIDGNLDGPDVDINAPNVNLKAPKADLDLDISGPSGKFKKPNLNLPDLGLSGPKLEGPNLDLKTPDLDISGPNFSGGINAPDINMPNIDLKAPKLKLDKPNANLDLPSGKVKMPKLDGPDWDVNAPSGKLKMPKFNLSGTLPKGPNLDLNTELKSPDVNLKAPKIKGGIDAPDLDFPDIDLKAPKLDMNTPYVNTGTPKGKLKMPKLKMSKSNLPNLKGPEFDGTFDGSNIDLRAPNANFKGSKTGLEMPDVDFGSPSGKLKSPNLKLPDVGFSRPKLDVPDFEQNVKVKGPKVKGGLDAPSLPSSNIDFKGSKNGFEFPDVDFGSPSGKFKTPHLTMSDLGFSAPKTDLPNVDLNSPDVRAKVPKGPNLKLNTNLKTPDLNRNAPKMKGVLDVPKVDLPNMDLKAPNLEMDTADVDIGLPEATLDVTGAKGKFKIPSLNTPDLSISGPQAKTPHMRLSGPGVSMSDFSLPDANFKSPKLNTKHPDVGINGNMGQPGMNFNVSQLRGIRGPDVDTNIPLGNIRGPHADLDLDRKLKQPYFKPLQFRSPDLHQASDIDFGGALRPTNLDINPPNAKLNMKQPQMKGHISSPRVSAPNMNLNMPKVAMHPPQYHLRSPGLSIDDPSLYFQTPSHKHHTQDMSNLTMKLPDLDIDGDIRLRNTDRKSTRTKVRSSFPGMDGVLDQHIDLNHSDLNIDDFTGKHHVLRARGSNLNLQAPHSHGHAISPSGVNTGMRDPRRIPSGHIKHNTRLPQFSPDSRMRASNTSDGHYVTVFPNQARNQKMPNRKYNTLGGLDFHPGNLDLEVPNEHDLRGSTFFFSNLV, translated from the coding sequence TCTAAGTGAAGCTCAGATCCCAAGATTCAAAATCGGTGCCAGATGTCCAGATCTAGACTTACCAGAAGATCCAAATGTCAGCACTACATCTTGTATGCAATTGCCAAATACTGACCACCCATCATTTGACAATGCAATGCAAAATCTTGAAAATCCTCAAATTGGACTTGAAGTTCCAGAAGTAGATGTAGGCCTAAAAGGTTCAAACATTACTACCCCTGAAATGGGGATAGACCTTGATGGCAGAAGTTTCAGTGGTCCATCTGTTAATTCCAGCATTCCCAAAGTGGCCATTGAAGGAAGAAACCAGGAATTCAAAATGCCTACATTTAAACTGCCAGGTCTGGGCCTCTCAGGATCTTCTTTTAGTGGTCCAGAATGTGGCGTTAAGCATGAAGACACACCAGAGAAACTCAGTCTAAAGTATTCCAAGAGACTGAAAAACCCAGATCTAAATTTAGATGATTCTTCTAGTTATGTAAAATCACCCAAGCTTAGGCTGTCTGGGATATCACCTGATTCGGAGCAAGGAATGTTGGGTATTAATGTATCAAAACCAGATATCAGTGGGACAGACACTGACATACCTTTAGGTGAAATCAAGATGTCACACAAGAAACCaaggatttctcttaaatctcCTGATTTAGATTTGGACGCTCAATCTGGTATGCTCAAAAGTGACGCTGATGTTAAAACACCAGACCTAAGATTGACAACATCAAAACTAAAAGGTGGCATGTCTGGACCTGATGCAAACATTCCCAAAGCTGACCTTAAGGGTCACAATTGGGCCACTGATGGTCCATCAGTTAGTATTAAAGGTCCATCTGGAAAATACAAGGCTCCAAAGTTTAGAATGCCCAAATTTGACTTACCAGTCATTCAGGTTCCTGGTTTGAATGGAGATTTGGATGGACCCGATGGACAGCTTTCAGGTACACTGCCTAAAGGGCCAAATTTAAAACTAAATGCACCTGACATAAATGTTCCAAATGTTGACCTCAAAGCACCAAAACTAAAAATGAATGCACCGAATGCCAACTTAGACTTTCCATCAGGCGATCTCAAAATGCCAGAACTTGATGGTCCAGATTGGGATGTTAATGCTCCTTCTGGGAAATTAAAAATGCCTAAATTTAATCTGTCAGGGACACTGCCTAAAGGACCAAATTTGGACCTGAACACAGATCTGAAGTcaccagatctaaatccaaaaGCTCCAAAGATAAAGGGCGGAATTGATGCCCCTGATTTGGACTTACCAGACGTGGGTCTTAAAGCTCCCAAATTAGATATGAACACTCCAGATGTCAACATTGGCTCACCAAAAGGGAAGCTGAAATTCCCCAAAATGAAAATGCCTAAATTCAACCTTCCAAGCCTTAAAGGTCCTGAAATTGATGGCAACTTGGATGTTCCAAACATAAATACACCCAATGTCAACCTCAAAGGTCCTAAAGGTGATCTTGATCTAGATATTTCTGGTCCATCTGGCAAGTTTAAAAAGCCAAACCTGAATCTGCCTGATTTAGGTCTTTCTGGTCCAAAGTTAGAAGGCCCTAACTTGGACCTCAAAACACCTGACCTAGATATCTCTGGTCCCAACCTCAGTGGTGGAATAAATGCACCTGACATAAACATGCCAAACATTGATCTCAAAGCCCCAAAGCTGAAACTGGATAAACCAAATGCCAACTTGGACTTGCCATCGGCTAAAGTTAAAATGCCAAAACTTGATGGTCCAGATTGGGATGTGAATGCTCCTTCTGGGAAATTAAAGATGCCTAAATTTAATCTGTCAGGGACCCTGCCTAAAGGACCAAATTTGGACCTAAACACAGATCTGAAGTCACCAGATCTTAATCTGAAAGCTCCAAAGATAAAGGGCGGAATTGACGCCCCTGATTTGGACTTACCAGACGTGGGTCTTAAAGCTCCCAAATTAGATATGAACACTCCAGATGTCAACATTGGGTCAACAAAAGGGAAGCTGAAATTCCCCAAAATGAAAATGCCTAAATTCAACCTTCCAAGCCTTAAAGGTCCTGAAATTGATGGCAACTTGGATGGTCCAGATGTGGACATAGATGCACCCAATGTCAACCTCAAAGCTCCCAAAACGGATCTTGATCTAGATATTTCTGGTCCATCTGGCAAGTTTAAAAAGCCAAATCTGAATCTGCCTGATTTAGGTCTTTCCAGTCCAAAATTAGAAGGCCCTAACTTGGACCTTAAAACACCTGACCTAGATATCTCTGGTCCCAACCTTAGCGGTGGAATAAATGCACCTGACATAAACATGCCAAACATTGACCTCAAAGCCCCAAAGTTGAAACTGGATAAACCAAATGCCAACTTGGACTTGCCATCAGGTAAAGTTAAAATGCCAAAACTTGATGGTCCAGATTGGGATGTGAATGCTCCTTCTGGGAAATTAAAGATGCCTAAATTTAATCTGTCAGGGACCCTGCCTAAAGGACCAAATTTGGACCTAAACACAGATCTGAAGTCACCAGATCTTAATCTAAAAGCTCCAAAGATAAAGGGCGGAATTGATGCACCTGATATGGACTTACCAGACATGGATCTTAAAGCTCCCAAATTAGATATGAACACTCCAGATGTCAACATTGGCTCACCAAAAGGGAAGCTGAAATTCCCCAAAATGAAAATGCCTAAATTCAACCTTCCAAGCCTTAAAGGTCCTGAAATTGATGGCAACTTGGATGTTCCAAACATAAATACACCCAATGTCAACCTCAAAGGTCCTAAAGGTGATCTTGATCTAGATATTTCTGGTCCATCTGGCAAGTTTAAAAAGCCAAACCTGAATCTGCCTGATTTAGGTCTTTCCGGTCCAAAGTTAGAAGGCCCTAACTTGGACCTTAAAACACCTGACCTAGATATCTCTGGTCCCAACCTTAGCGGTGGAATAAATGCACCTGACATAAACATGCCAAACATTGACCTCAAAGCCCCAAAGTTGAAACTGGATAAACCAAATGCCAACTTGGACTTGCCATCAGGTAAAGTTAAAATGCCAAAACTTGATGGTCCAGATTGGGATGTGAATGCTCCTTCTGGGAAATTAAAGATGCCTAAATTTAATCTGTCAGGGACCCTGCCTAAAGGACCAAATTTGGACCTAAACACAGATCTGAAGTCACCAGATCTTAATCTAAAAGCTCCAAAGATAAAGGGCGGAATTGATGCACCTGATATGGACTTACCAGACATGGGTCTTAAAGCTCCCAAATTAGATATGAACACTCCAGATGTCAACATTGGCTCACCAAAAGGGAAGCTGAAATTCCCCAAAATGAAAATGCCTAAATTCAACCTTCCAAGCCTTAAAGGACCTGAGTTTGATGGCAAGTTGGATGGTCCAGATGTGGACATAAATGCACCCAATGTCAACCTCAAAGCTCCCAAAGCGGATCTTGATCTAGATATTTCTGGTCCATCTGGCAAGTTTAAAAAGCCAAACCTGAATCTGCCTGATTTGGGGCTTTCCGGTCCAAAATTAGAAGGCCCTAACTTGGACCTCAAAACACCTGACCTAGATATCTCTGGTCCCAACCTCAGTGGTGGAATAAATGCACCTGACATAAACATGCCAAACATTGACCTCAAAGCCCCAAAGCTGAAACTGGATAAACCAAATGCCAACTTGGACTTGCCATCAGGTAAAGTTAAAATGCCAAAACTTGATGGTCCAGATTGGGATGTGAATGCTCCTTCGGGAAAATTAAAAATGCCTAAATTTAATCTGTCAGGGACACTGCCTAAAGGACCAAATTTGGACCTAAACACAGATCTGAAGTCACCAGATCTTAATCTAAAAGCTCCAAAGATAAAGGGCGGAATTGATGCCCCTGATTTGGACTTACCAGACATGGGTCTTAAAGCTCCCAAATTAGATATGAACACTCCAGATGTCAACATTGGGTCAACAAAAGGGAAGCTGAAATTCCCCAAAATGAAAATGCCTAAATTCAACCTTCCAAGCCTTAAAAGTCCTGAAATTGATGGCAAGTTGGATGTTCCAAACATAAATACACCCAATGTCAACCTCAAAGGTCCTAAAGGTGATCTTGATCTAGATATTTCTGGTCCATCTGGCAAGTTTAAAAAGCCAAACCTGAATCTGCCTGATTTAGGTCTTTCTGGTCCAAAGTTAGAAGGCCCTAACTTGGACCTTAAAACACCTGACCTAGATATCTCTGGTCCCAACCTTAGCGGTGGAATAAATGCACCTGACATAAACATGCCAAACATTGATCTCAAAGCCCCAAAGCTGAAACTGGATAAACCAAATGCCAACTTGGACTTGCCATCAGGTAAAGTTAAAATGCCAAAACTTGATGGTCCAGATTGGGATGTGAATGCTCCTTCGGGAAAATTAAAAATGCCTAAATTTAATCTGTCAGGGACCCTGCCTAAAGGACCAAATTTGGACCTAAACACAGATCTGAAGTCACCAGATCTTAATCTAAAAGCTCCAAAGATAAAGGGCGGAATTGATGCCCCTGATTTGGACTTACCAGACATGGGTCTTAAAGCTCCCAAATTAGATATGAACACTCCAGATGTCAACATTGGGTCAACAAAAGGGAAGCTGAAATTCCCCAAAATGAAAATGCCTAAATTCAACCTTCCAAGCCTTAAAAGTCCTGAAATTGATGGCAACTTGGATGTTCCAAACATAAATACACCCAATGTCAACCTCAAAGGTCCTAAAGGTGATCTTGATCTAGATATTTCTGGTCCATCTGGCAAGTTTAAAAAGCCAAACCTGAATCTGCCTGATTTAGGTCTTTCTGGTCCAAAGTTAGAAGGCCCTAACTTGGACCTTAAAACACCTGACCTAGATATCTCTGGTCCCAACCTTAGCGGTGGAATAAATGCACCTGACATAAACATGCCAAACATTGACCTCAAAGCCCCAAAGCTGAAACTGGATAAACCAAATGCCAACTTGGACTTGCCATCGGCTAAAGTTAAAATGCCAAAACTTGATGGTCCAGATTGGGATGTGAATGCTCCTTCTGGGAAATTAAAGATGCCTAAATTTAATCTGTCAGGGACCCTGCCTAAAGGACCAAATTTGGACCTAAACACAGATCTGAAGTCACCAGATCTTAATCTAAAAGCTCCAAAGATAAAGGGCGGAATTGATGCACCTGATATGGACTTACCAGACATGGATCTTAAAGCTCCCAAATTAGATATGAACACTCCAGATGTCAACATTGGCTCACCAAAAGGGAAGCTGAAATTCCCCAAAATGAAAATGCCTAAATTCAACCTTCCAAGCCTTAAAGGTCCTGAAATTGATGGCAACTTGGATGGTCCAGATGTGGACATAAATGCACCCAATGTCAACCTCAAAGCTCCCAAAGCGGATCTTGATCTAGATATTTCTGGTCCATCTGGCAAGTTTAAAAAGCCAAACCTGAATCTGCCTGATTTGGGGCTTTCCGGTCCAAAATTAGAAGGCCCTAACTTGGACCTTAAAACACCTGACCTAGATATCTCTGGTCCCAACTTCAGTGGTGGAATAAATGCACCTGACATAAACATGCCAAACATTGACCTCAAAGCCCCAAAGCTGAAACTGGATAAACCAAATGCCAACTTGGACTTGCCATCAGGTAAAGTTAAAATGCCAAAACTTGATGGTCCAGATTGGGATGTGAATGCTCCTTCTGGGAAATTAAAAATGCCTAAATTTAATCTGTCAGGGACCCTGCCTAAAGGACCAAATTTGGACCTAAACACAGAACTGAAGTCGCCAGATGTTAATCTAAAAGCTCCAAAGATAAAGGGTGGAATTGATGCCCCTGATTTGGACTTTCCAGACATAGATCTTAAAGCTCCCAAATTAGATATGAACACTCCATATGTCAACACTGGCACACCAAAAGGGAAGCTGAAAATGCCAAAACTGAAAATGTCTAAGAGTAATCTACCAAATCTTAAAGGACCTGAGTTTGATGGCACTTTTGACGGCTCCAACATTGACCTCAGGGCACCAAATGCTAATTTCAAAGGTTCCAAAACTGGCTTAGAAATGCCTGATGTTGATTTTGGTAGCCCATCAGGAAAGTTAAAATCTCCAAATTTAAAATTACCTGATGTGGGATTTTCTCGACCAAAATTAGATGTGCCAGACTTTGAACAAAATGTGAAAGTCAAAGGTCCAAAAGTGAAAGGTGGACTTGATGCCCCTAGTCTACCTTCATCAAATATAGACTTTAAAGGTTCTAAAAATGGTTTTGAATTCCCTGATGTTGACTTTGGTAGCCCTTCAGGGAAATTTAAAACACCACATCTGACAATGTCTGATTTGGGATTTTCTGCACCAAAAACAGATCTCCCAAATGTTGATCTCAATTCACCAGATGTCAGAGCTAAAGTACCAAAAGGCCCAAATTTGAAATTAAATACAAATCTAAAAACTCCAGATCTGAATCGCAATGCTCCAAAGATGAAAGGTGTACTTGATGTGCCTAAGGTAGACTTACCAAACATGGATCTCAAAGCTCCCAACTTGGAAATGGACACTGCAGATGTTGACATTGGTTTGCCTGAGGCAACTTTAGATGTTACTGGTGCAAAAGGAAAATTTAAAATCCCAAGTTTAAATACACCAGATCTCAGTATCTCTGGACCTCAGGCAAAAACACCACATATGAGACTTTCTGGACCTGGCGTTAGTATGTCTGATTTCAGTTTACCTGATGCCAATTTCAAGAGTCCCAAGCTCAATACAAAACACCCTGATGTAGGGATAAATGGTAACATGGGACAACCTGGGATGAACTTTAATGTCTCTCAGTTAAGAGGCATAAGAGGTCCAGATGTTGACACAAATATTCCCTTAGGAAACATCCGTGGCCCTCATGCTGATCTTGATTTagacagaaaattaaaacaacCATATTTCAAGCCGCTTCAGTTTAGAAGCCCAGATTTACATCAAGCATCTGATATTGACTTTGGTGGAGCTTTGAGACCAACAAATCTTGATATTAATCCTCCAAATGCAAAACTGAATATGAAACAACCCCAGATGAAGGGACATATATCAAGCCCAAGGGTTAGTGCTCCAAACATGAACCTCAACATGCCCAAAGTTGCAATGCACCCTCCACAGTATCATCTGAGATCTCCAGGTCTTAGTATTGATGATCCTTCATTGTATTTCCAAACACCTTCACATAAACATCACACACAAGATATGTCAAATTTGACCATGAAACTTCCTGACCTGGACATAGATGGTGATATCAGACTTCGTAATACTGATAGAAAGTCCACTAGAACCAAAGTAAGATCCAGCTTCCCTGGAATGGATGGCGTTTTAGACCAACATATTGATTTAAATCATTCAGATCTCAATATTGACGACTTTACAGGAAAACATCATGTGCTTAGAGCCAGAGGTTCCAACCTTAATCTCCAGGCTCCACACAGCCATGGACACGCAATCTCCCCGTCTGGAGTTAACACTGGCATGAGGGACCCCAGAAGAATCCCATCTGGCCATATCAAACACAATACACGtttgccacaattttctccagatTCAAGAATGAGAGCATCTAACACTTCAGATGGACACTATGTGACTGTTTTTCCCAATCAAGCACGAAATCAAAAGATGCCAAATCGTAAATATAACACACTTGGAGGGCTTGACTTTCATCCAGGAAACTTGGACCTTGAAGTTCCCAATGAACATGACCTAAGAGGGTCAACGTTCTTTTTCTCCAACCTTGTATAG